One window from the genome of Toxotes jaculatrix isolate fToxJac2 chromosome 17, fToxJac2.pri, whole genome shotgun sequence encodes:
- the eif5 gene encoding eukaryotic translation initiation factor 5, with amino-acid sequence MSVNVNRSVSDQFYRYKMPRLIAKVEGKGNGIKTVIVNMVDVAKALNRPPTYPTKFFGCELGAQTQFDTKNDRYIVNGSHEANKLQDMLDGFIRKFVLCPECDNPETDLHVNPKKQTIGTSCKACGYRGMLDTRHKLCTFILKNPPESNDSGSASVKKEKEKKNRKKDKENGSGSGEAGNHVNFDAPEAVDGDDDDEDWAEETTEEAQRRRMEEISDHAKNLTLSEDLEKPLEERVNLFYNFVKQKKESGTIDGADKEILAEAERLDVKAMGPLILSELLFNENIRDQIKKYKRHFLRFCHNNKKAQKYLLGGFECVVKLHQVQLLPRVPIILKDLYDADLLEEDVIFAWAEKVSKKYVSKELAKEIHAKAAPFVKWLKEAEEESEGSEEEEEEDDENVEVVYSSSARELKVETVKPDTPEKEEDDIDIDAI; translated from the exons ATGTCTGTCAACGTCAACCGCAGCGTGTCAGACCAGTTCTATCGCTACAAGATGCCCCGTCTGATTGCCAAG GTTGAAGGCAAAGGGAATGGAATCAAGACAGTTATTGTCAACATGGTTGATGTTGCAAAGGCACTGAACAGGCCTCCAACAT ACCCAACCAAGTTTTTTGGTTGTGAACTCGGCGCTCAGACCCAGTTTGATACCAAAAACGACCGTTACATCGTCAACGGATCCCACGAGGCGAACAAGTTGCAGGACATGCTTGATGGGTTCATCAGAAAATTTGTGCTGTGTCCTGAGTGTGACAACCCTGAAACTGATCTG CATGTCAATCCCAAGAAACAAACCATTGGCACTTCCTGTAAGGCCTGTGGATACCGCGGCATGCTCGACACCAGACACAAACTCTGCACGTTCATCCTCAAAAACCCACCAG AGAGCAATGATAGTGGATCCGCATCtgtaaagaaagagaaggagaagaagaaccGCAAGAAGGACAAGGAGAACGGCTCTGGCAGCGGAGAGGCCGGGAACCACGTCAACTTTGACGCTCCTGAGGCTGTG GATGGAGACGACGACGACGAGGACTGGGCGGAGGAGACGACAGAGGAGGCTCAGAGGCGGCGAATGGAAGAGATCAGCGACCACGCCAAGAACCTCACACTCAGCGAGGACCTGGAGAAACCCCTGGAGGAGAGGGTCAACCTGTTCTACAACTTTGTGAAG CAAAAGAAGGAGAGTGGAACCATCGATGGGGCAGACAAGGAGATCTTGGCGGAGGCAGAGCGTCTGGATGTGAAGGCCATGGGCCCCCTCATCCTCAGCGAGCTGCTCTTCAACGAGAACATTCGTGACCAGATTAAGAAGTACAAACGCCACTTCCTGAGA TTCtgccacaacaacaaaaaggcaCAGAAGTATCTGTTGGGAGGCTTCGAGTGTGTCGTGAAGCTGCACCAGGTCCAGCTGCTGCCGCGAGTTCCCATCATCCTCAAAGACCTGTACGACGCTGACCTGCTGGAGGAGGACGTCATATTCGCCTGGGCAGAGAAG GTTTCTAAGAAGTACGTCTCTAAGGAACTTGCCAAAGAGATCCACGCCAAGGCTGCTCCTTTTGTCAAATGgctgaaggaggcagaggaggagagcgagggcagcgaagaagaggaggaggaagacgatgAGAACGTAGAG gTGGTGTACTCATCCTCTGCCCGCGAGCTCAAAGTGGAGACTGTGAAACCAGACACGCCTGAAAAAGAAGAGGACGACATTGACATTGATGCGATCTGA
- the vps29 gene encoding vacuolar protein sorting-associated protein 29 isoform X2: MLVLVLGDLHIPHRCNTLPAKFKKLLVPGKIQHILCTGNLCTKESYDYLKTLAGDVHIVRGDFDENLNYPEQKVVTVGQFKIGLIHGHQVIPWGDMASLALLQRQLDVDILISGHTHKFEAFENENKFYINPGSATGAYSALESNIIPSFVLMDIQASTVVTYVYQLIGDDVKVERIEYKKS, encoded by the exons ATG TTGGTCCTGGTGTTAGGTGACCTGCACATCCCCCACCGGTGCAACACCCTGCCAGCCAAGTTCAAGAAGCTGTTGGTGCCGGGGAAGATCCAGCACATTCTCTGCACAGGAAACCTCTGCACCAAGGAGAGCTATGACTACCTGAAAACCCTCGCTGGAGATGTCCACATAGTCCGAGGAGACTTTGATGag AACCTGAACTACCCGGAGCAGAAGGTGGTGACAGTTGGCCAGTTCAAGATCGGTCTCATCCACGGCCACCAGGTGATCCCGTGGGGCGACATGGCCAGCCTGgcgctgctgcagagacagctgGACGTCGACATCCTCATCTCCGGCCACACACACAAGTTCGAGGCATTTGAGAACGAAAACAAGTTCTACATCAACCCTGGTTCTGCCACGGGAGCCTACAGTGCACTGGAAAG CAACATCATCCCCTCTTTTGTATTAATGGACATCCAGGCGTCCACAGTAGTAACGTACGTTTATCAGCTGATCGGCGACGACGTGAAGGTGGAGAGAATCGAGTACAAGAAATCTTAA
- the vps29 gene encoding vacuolar protein sorting-associated protein 29 isoform X1, whose product MAGHRLVLVLGDLHIPHRCNTLPAKFKKLLVPGKIQHILCTGNLCTKESYDYLKTLAGDVHIVRGDFDENLNYPEQKVVTVGQFKIGLIHGHQVIPWGDMASLALLQRQLDVDILISGHTHKFEAFENENKFYINPGSATGAYSALESNIIPSFVLMDIQASTVVTYVYQLIGDDVKVERIEYKKS is encoded by the exons ATG GCTGGTCACCGG TTGGTCCTGGTGTTAGGTGACCTGCACATCCCCCACCGGTGCAACACCCTGCCAGCCAAGTTCAAGAAGCTGTTGGTGCCGGGGAAGATCCAGCACATTCTCTGCACAGGAAACCTCTGCACCAAGGAGAGCTATGACTACCTGAAAACCCTCGCTGGAGATGTCCACATAGTCCGAGGAGACTTTGATGag AACCTGAACTACCCGGAGCAGAAGGTGGTGACAGTTGGCCAGTTCAAGATCGGTCTCATCCACGGCCACCAGGTGATCCCGTGGGGCGACATGGCCAGCCTGgcgctgctgcagagacagctgGACGTCGACATCCTCATCTCCGGCCACACACACAAGTTCGAGGCATTTGAGAACGAAAACAAGTTCTACATCAACCCTGGTTCTGCCACGGGAGCCTACAGTGCACTGGAAAG CAACATCATCCCCTCTTTTGTATTAATGGACATCCAGGCGTCCACAGTAGTAACGTACGTTTATCAGCTGATCGGCGACGACGTGAAGGTGGAGAGAATCGAGTACAAGAAATCTTAA
- the LOC121196898 gene encoding uncharacterized protein LOC121196898 yields MKKQVTFARSHSVHRLHRDQALPRNTGMNQSKIASKDGDLKINRPSAARTEPELQHVTVIQIPKSMAAAPFLKHAALTPAQREYLYTIASSYSTAHVRNIITQHYMNVLHRCVRAGYSRDRDDLSVTSVTSPENEGENRQSKPQSEVSSRAKHKGKINTGVRHPGKSFLPQIPNRQARTSNTSASKHRKMKKRTSPTLRRKSQRVRIRLLEEEEEEEEEEEGLDDFLSESLSSLSVGEWDDDTVSDL; encoded by the exons ATGAAAAAACAAGTGACATTTGCAAGAAGTCATTCGGTCCACAGGCTCCATCGAGATCAGGCTTTGCCAAG GAACACTGGGATGAATCAGTCGAAAATAG CATCAAAAGATGGTGATCTGAAAATCAACAGACCATCAGCTGCAAGAACTGAACCGGAACTCCAGCATGTGACCGTGATACAAATCCCTAAAAGCATGGCTGCAGCCCCATTCCTGAAG CACGCAGCACTGACACCAGCTCAGAGGGAGTACCTGTACACCATTGCATCCTCCTACAGCACCGCGCATGTGCGCAACATCATCACCCAACACTACATGAACGTGCTGCACAGGTGTGTACGAGCAG GCTACAGCCGTGACAGAGACGACCTCAGTGTGACATCTGTGACCTCACCTGAGAATGAGGGTGAAAATCGTCAATCAAAACCACAATCAGAAGTTTCTTCCAGGGCAAAACACAAGGGGAAGATAAATACTGGTGTGAGACATCCTGGGAAATCATTTCTGCCCCAAATCCCAAACAGACAGGCCAG GACTTCCAACACATCAGCATCAAAACacaggaagatgaagaaacGCACATCACCCAcactgagaagaaaaagtcaga gGGTCAGGATCAGGcttttggaggaggaggaggaggaggaggaggaggaggaaggactgGATGATTTTCTGAGTGAAAGTTTGAGTTCACTCTCTGTGGGAGAATGGGATGACGACACCGTCTCagatttatga